The stretch of DNA CGGCGGCGGCCGTGATTTCAGAACCGGGTTTGTGGGTGACCGATCCCGAGAGCCGGGGGCGAGGAATGCCGGTGAGTGACTGGTTCTCAGGGGGGCCCCGGCCGGGAGACGGGCTGTGGGTGAGCTCAGGGAGACAGCCTCTCTTCCTGTGTCCTGTGCAGGGCGTGGCTGTGCCCCGAAGCTGGGGGCCTTGGGGGGCCTGGTCTGGGGTCGCCCTGCTCTCggccctctggctgctgtggctgtTCTGGGGGGCCCCTGGGGGAGCCCCCGTGCCCCAGCGCACGCTCACCATCCTGGTCTGGCACTGGCCCTTTGCCCACCGGCCCCCGGAGCTGCCCAGCGACACCTGCACCCGCTACGGCGTGGCGCACTGCAGCCTGAGCACCAACCGCAGCCTGCTGGCCCGCGCCGACGCCGTGGTCTTCCACCACCGCGAGCTGCAGACGCGGAGGGTCCGCCTGCCCCTGGCCGAGCGACCGcgggggcagccctgggtgtggGCTTCCTTGGAGTCGCCCAGCCACACGCGTGGCCTCGACCGCCTCCGAGGCGTCTTCAACTGGGTGCTGAGCTACCGGCGGGACTCGGACATCTTCGTGCCCTACGGCCGCCTGGAGCCCCGGGAGGGGCCCGTGCCCCCGCTGCCCGCCAAGAGCAAGGTGGCCGCCTGGGTGGTCAGCAACTTCCAGGCTCAGCAGCGGCGCGTGCAGCTGTACCGGCAGCTGGCGCCTCACCTGCCGGTGGACGTGTACGGCCGAGCCAACCGGCGGCCGCTGTGCGCGGACTGCCTGCTGCCCACCGTGGCCCGCTACCGCTTCTACCTGGCCTTCGAGAACTCGCAGCACCCCGACTACATCACCGAGAAGTTCTGGCACAACGCCCTGACGGCTGGCGCCGTGCCCGTGGTGCTGGGGCCCCCGAGGGCCTCCTACGAGGCCGTTGCACCCCCTGACTCCTTCGTGCATGTGGACGACTTCGGCTCGGCCCGCGAGCTGGCCGCCTTCCTCCTGGGCATGAACGAGAGCCAGTATCGCAGCTATTTCCGTTGGCGAGAACGGTTTCGTGTGCAGCCGTTCAACGACTGGAGGCAGCGCTTCTGTGCCATCTGCGCCCGCTACCCCCACCTGCCCCGTGACCAGGT from Eptesicus fuscus isolate TK198812 chromosome 15, DD_ASM_mEF_20220401, whole genome shotgun sequence encodes:
- the FUT7 gene encoding alpha-(1,3)-fucosyltransferase 7, which produces MPGVAVPRSWGPWGAWSGVALLSALWLLWLFWGAPGGAPVPQRTLTILVWHWPFAHRPPELPSDTCTRYGVAHCSLSTNRSLLARADAVVFHHRELQTRRVRLPLAERPRGQPWVWASLESPSHTRGLDRLRGVFNWVLSYRRDSDIFVPYGRLEPREGPVPPLPAKSKVAAWVVSNFQAQQRRVQLYRQLAPHLPVDVYGRANRRPLCADCLLPTVARYRFYLAFENSQHPDYITEKFWHNALTAGAVPVVLGPPRASYEAVAPPDSFVHVDDFGSARELAAFLLGMNESQYRSYFRWRERFRVQPFNDWRQRFCAICARYPHLPRDQVYQDLQSWFQA